Genomic window (Candidatus Anoxymicrobium japonicum):
TCGGGCTTCTGGTGGCGCCAGCCCATCTGGCCCAGAAGCCTGCCGATGTGGTCACGGTGATAACGGACACCGAACTTGCGCTCGATGACCTCAGCGATTCTGGCCGTCGTCCACAAGTCGGTGTGATAGCCTGCGGCAATCGGTCCCTTTAAGAGAATCTTCTCGAGGGCGCGCTTCTGCTTCTCCGTGAGCTTG
Coding sequences:
- a CDS encoding IS630 family transposase; translated protein: KLTEKQKRALEKILLKGPIAAGYHTDLWTTARIAEVIERKFGVRYHRDHIGRLLGQMGWRHQKPERRALQRDEDRIADWVVNDWPRVKKTL